One window from the genome of Bacillus tianshenii encodes:
- the lspA gene encoding signal peptidase II, whose translation MRYYLAALLIICIDQITKWLVVTKMTLGQNIPVIEGFFYLTSHRNRGAAWGMLQGQMWFFYIITVVVVIAVIFYLEKVRKKERLLSWALALILGGAIGNFIDRVLRQEVVDFINVYIFNYNYPIFNIADSSLVVGVIFVMIYSFMDSKREKESS comes from the coding sequence GTGCGCTATTATCTCGCTGCGTTACTTATCATATGCATTGATCAAATAACAAAATGGCTTGTTGTGACGAAAATGACACTTGGGCAGAATATTCCTGTTATTGAAGGCTTTTTCTACTTAACATCTCATCGAAACCGCGGCGCAGCCTGGGGAATGCTGCAAGGCCAAATGTGGTTTTTCTACATTATCACCGTTGTTGTCGTCATTGCAGTCATTTTTTACTTAGAGAAAGTACGGAAGAAGGAACGGCTGTTAAGCTGGGCGCTTGCACTTATTTTAGGCGGTGCGATTGGTAACTTTATTGACCGTGTGCTTCGTCAAGAGGTTGTCGACTTTATTAATGTGTATATTTTTAATTATAATTATCCGATTTTTAATATTGCGGACTCATCACTCGTTGTTGGGGTTATTTTTGTGATGATTTATTCGTTTATGGATAGTAAAAGAGAGAAGGAGAGCAGTTAA
- the pyrR gene encoding bifunctional pyr operon transcriptional regulator/uracil phosphoribosyltransferase PyrR: MNEKAIVLDEKAIQRALTRIAHEIIERNKGIDNCVLVGIKTRGIYIANRLAERIEQIEGEKIDVGEIDITLYRDDLSKKTDNEEPLLKGSDVPVDVTDKKVILIDDVLYTGRTVRAAMDAMMDIGRPSQIQLAVLVDRGHRELPIRPDYIGKNVPTSKVEVIVVELKEVDETDQVRIYEK; this comes from the coding sequence ATGAATGAAAAAGCGATTGTACTAGACGAAAAAGCAATTCAACGCGCATTAACACGTATTGCCCACGAAATTATCGAACGAAACAAAGGAATTGACAATTGTGTTCTAGTCGGCATTAAGACACGCGGTATTTATATCGCTAACCGCCTTGCTGAGAGAATCGAACAAATCGAAGGTGAAAAAATTGATGTCGGGGAAATTGACATTACCCTTTACCGGGACGACCTTTCAAAGAAAACAGACAATGAAGAACCGCTACTAAAAGGCTCAGACGTACCTGTTGATGTAACTGACAAGAAAGTTATTTTAATTGATGATGTCCTTTACACTGGCAGAACAGTGCGGGCTGCAATGGATGCGATGATGGACATTGGCAGACCATCACAAATTCAACTGGCTGTATTAGTAGACAGAGGTCACAGAGAGCTTCCAATTCGACCTGATTATATCGGGAAAAACGTACCAACCTCAAAAGTAGAAGTCATTGTTGTAGAATTAAAGGAAGTCGATGAAACAGACCAAGTAAGAATTTACGAAAAATAA
- the ileS gene encoding isoleucine--tRNA ligase, whose amino-acid sequence MNYKDTLLMPKTKFPMRGNLPNREPEMQKQWEEMNIYEEVQKRTEGRPLFVLHDGPPYANGDIHMGHALNKILKDMIVRYKSMAGFQAPYVPGWDTHGLPIETALTKNKKVDRKKMSVAEFRQKCAEYAYEQIDRQREQFKRLGVRGDWENPYITLTKDYEAQQIKVFGEMAKKGFIYKGKKPVYWSPSSESALAEAEIEYQDKRSPSIYVAFDVTDGKGVLSGDEKFIIWTTTPWTIPANLGIAVHPELDYSIVEVDGVKYVVASALVEELTETLEWNNLKVVNTLKGASLQHVVAKHPFYERESLVMLGEHVTTDAGTGCVHTAPGHGEDDFIIGKQNGLDVLCPVDEKGYMTAEAPGFEGLFYDEANKPITEKLEEAGALLKLNFITHSYPHDWRTKKPTIFRATSQWFASIKDFREDLIQAVRDVKWVPKWGETRLYNMIKDREDWCISRQRAWGVPIPVFYGENNQPIITDETIAHVSDLFREHGSNIWFEWEAKDLLPEGFTSEHSPNGTFTKETDIMDVWFDSGSSHQAVLEEREELQRPADLYLEGSDQYRGWFNSSLSTGVAVTGKSPYKGILSHGFALDGDGRKMSKSLGNVVIPNKVMKQLGADILRLWVSSVDYQADVRISDDILKQVAETYRKIRNTFRFLLGNLSDFDPSKNAVAFDQLGEVDQYMLVKLNKLIDRVKHAYDEYEFASIYHDVHNFCTIDLSSFYLDIAKDVLYIQAEDDKARRSIQTVLHETLLALVKLVAPILTHTADEVWAYIPGVEEKSVQLVDMPEKVTLHVDESLEAKWDKFMDVRDDVLKALENARNEKVIGKSLTASIKLYPDAETKAMLEGINDLEKLFIVSGCEIAGEKQNAPEQAQQLETLAVEVQPAEGETCERCWVVSTTVGNDDKHPTLCASCAEIVTNHYE is encoded by the coding sequence ATGAACTACAAAGATACGTTACTTATGCCAAAAACAAAGTTCCCGATGCGTGGAAACCTTCCAAATCGTGAACCAGAAATGCAAAAACAATGGGAAGAGATGAACATCTATGAAGAAGTACAGAAGCGAACAGAAGGCCGTCCGCTTTTCGTCCTTCATGATGGACCTCCTTATGCGAATGGTGACATTCATATGGGTCACGCATTAAACAAAATTTTAAAAGATATGATCGTCCGCTATAAATCAATGGCAGGCTTTCAGGCGCCATACGTACCAGGCTGGGATACACATGGTCTTCCAATCGAAACAGCATTAACTAAAAACAAAAAAGTAGACCGTAAAAAAATGAGTGTCGCTGAATTCCGTCAAAAATGTGCGGAATATGCGTACGAGCAAATTGACCGCCAGCGTGAGCAATTTAAGCGTCTAGGTGTACGCGGTGATTGGGAAAATCCATATATCACGTTGACAAAAGACTATGAAGCACAACAAATTAAAGTATTCGGTGAAATGGCGAAAAAAGGCTTTATCTACAAAGGGAAAAAGCCTGTCTATTGGTCTCCGTCCTCTGAATCAGCTCTTGCTGAAGCAGAAATCGAGTACCAAGATAAGCGTTCACCATCCATTTATGTAGCATTCGATGTGACAGACGGCAAAGGGGTACTAAGCGGGGATGAGAAATTTATCATCTGGACAACAACTCCTTGGACAATTCCTGCAAACCTTGGAATTGCTGTGCACCCTGAACTGGACTACAGTATCGTTGAAGTAGACGGTGTGAAATATGTAGTCGCTTCTGCATTAGTGGAAGAACTAACTGAAACACTTGAATGGAACAACCTGAAAGTTGTGAATACACTGAAAGGTGCAAGCCTTCAGCATGTTGTCGCAAAGCATCCGTTCTATGAGCGTGAATCACTTGTTATGCTTGGTGAGCACGTTACAACTGACGCAGGTACTGGCTGTGTTCATACAGCTCCAGGTCATGGTGAGGATGACTTTATCATCGGCAAGCAAAATGGCTTAGACGTGCTTTGCCCAGTTGATGAAAAAGGTTATATGACAGCTGAAGCACCTGGATTTGAAGGGTTATTTTATGATGAAGCAAACAAGCCAATTACAGAAAAGCTTGAAGAAGCTGGCGCATTGCTTAAATTAAACTTTATTACACACTCTTATCCACATGACTGGCGTACGAAGAAGCCGACGATTTTCCGTGCGACATCACAGTGGTTTGCGTCAATTAAAGACTTCCGTGAAGATTTAATCCAAGCTGTTCGTGATGTGAAGTGGGTACCGAAATGGGGCGAAACACGCCTGTACAATATGATTAAAGACCGTGAAGACTGGTGTATTTCTCGTCAGCGTGCATGGGGCGTTCCAATCCCTGTATTCTACGGTGAAAATAATCAGCCGATTATTACGGATGAAACAATTGCACATGTGTCGGACTTATTCCGTGAACACGGCTCAAACATTTGGTTCGAGTGGGAAGCAAAAGATTTATTGCCTGAGGGCTTCACCTCTGAACATAGTCCAAATGGTACGTTTACGAAGGAAACTGACATTATGGACGTATGGTTTGACTCAGGTTCTTCTCATCAGGCTGTTCTTGAAGAGCGCGAAGAATTGCAGCGCCCAGCAGACCTTTACCTTGAAGGCTCTGACCAATACCGTGGCTGGTTCAACTCGTCGCTTTCAACGGGTGTCGCTGTAACAGGCAAATCACCATACAAAGGTATTCTTTCTCACGGGTTCGCACTTGATGGGGACGGACGTAAAATGAGTAAGTCACTTGGAAATGTTGTTATTCCAAATAAAGTAATGAAACAGCTTGGTGCAGATATTCTTCGTCTATGGGTATCATCTGTTGATTATCAAGCAGATGTACGTATTTCAGATGATATCTTAAAACAAGTTGCAGAAACATATCGTAAGATCCGAAATACATTCCGTTTCTTACTTGGTAACTTAAGTGACTTTGATCCAAGCAAAAACGCTGTTGCTTTCGACCAATTAGGCGAAGTTGACCAATATATGCTTGTCAAGCTAAATAAGCTGATCGACCGTGTAAAACATGCTTATGATGAATATGAGTTTGCGTCAATTTACCATGATGTTCATAACTTCTGTACGATTGATTTAAGCTCGTTCTACCTTGATATTGCAAAAGATGTACTCTACATCCAAGCTGAAGATGATAAAGCCCGCCGCAGCATTCAGACGGTTTTACATGAAACGTTGCTAGCGCTTGTCAAGCTTGTTGCACCAATTTTAACGCATACAGCAGATGAAGTATGGGCGTACATTCCTGGCGTTGAAGAGAAGAGTGTTCAGCTTGTTGATATGCCTGAGAAAGTAACATTGCATGTTGATGAAAGCCTTGAAGCGAAATGGGATAAATTCATGGATGTCCGCGATGACGTCTTAAAAGCACTTGAAAACGCTCGTAATGAAAAGGTAATCGGTAAATCGTTAACAGCAAGTATTAAGCTTTACCCAGATGCAGAAACAAAAGCAATGCTTGAAGGCATTAATGATTTAGAGAAGCTATTTATCGTTTCTGGCTGCGAAATTGCTGGAGAAAAGCAAAACGCTCCAGAGCAAGCACAACAGCTTGAAACACTAGCAGTCGAAGTTCAGCCTGCTGAAGGTGAAACATGTGAACGCTGCTGGGTTGTTTCAACAACTGTCGGCAACGATGACAAGCATCCAACATTATGCGCAAGCTGCGCTGAAATCGTCACAAACCATTATGAATAA
- a CDS encoding carbamoyl phosphate synthase small subunit encodes MKKQLILENGEIFVGKGFGSDIEMSGEVVFNTGMTGYQEILSDPSYCAQIVTLTYPLIGNYGVNRDDFESIQPSIHGLIVKEHAEFPSNWRNEETLDDYLKARNIPGLSGIDTRKLTRIIRNYGTLKGRICGMDVDVNEVVRELKETPLPTDQVKRVSTTDPYPSPGRGDRVVLVDFGMKHGILRELNARGCDVVVAPYNITAEEILRLNPDGIMLSNGPGNPQDVPEAVEMIRNILGKVPLFGICLGHQLFALACGADSEKMKFGHRGSNHPVKHLETGFVAITSQNHGYTVKADSIQNTDLEVTHIALNDGSIEGLRHKNYPAFTVQYHPEASPGPEDANGLFEDFLNMMQTAKKEGIL; translated from the coding sequence ATGAAAAAACAATTAATCTTAGAAAATGGTGAAATCTTTGTAGGAAAAGGGTTTGGAAGCGACATCGAAATGAGCGGTGAAGTTGTTTTTAATACAGGGATGACAGGCTATCAAGAAATCTTATCAGACCCATCTTATTGCGCGCAAATTGTCACACTTACATACCCGTTAATCGGTAATTACGGGGTAAATCGTGATGATTTCGAATCGATTCAACCTTCCATTCACGGCTTGATCGTGAAAGAACATGCTGAATTCCCATCTAACTGGCGGAATGAAGAAACACTTGATGACTATTTGAAAGCACGTAACATTCCAGGCCTTTCCGGAATCGATACACGTAAATTAACACGAATTATCCGTAACTACGGCACACTGAAAGGAAGAATCTGTGGGATGGATGTCGATGTTAACGAAGTCGTTCGTGAGTTGAAAGAAACGCCATTACCAACAGACCAAGTAAAGCGTGTTTCGACTACAGACCCTTATCCAAGTCCAGGCCGGGGAGACCGTGTTGTATTAGTTGATTTCGGCATGAAGCATGGCATACTACGAGAATTAAATGCACGCGGCTGTGATGTTGTCGTTGCACCTTACAATATAACAGCTGAAGAAATTCTGCGCCTTAACCCTGACGGCATTATGCTAAGCAATGGTCCGGGGAACCCACAGGATGTACCTGAAGCAGTGGAAATGATTCGCAACATTCTTGGAAAAGTTCCGTTGTTTGGCATTTGCCTTGGACATCAGCTGTTTGCGCTTGCTTGTGGCGCGGATTCAGAGAAAATGAAATTCGGTCATCGTGGCTCAAATCACCCCGTTAAGCATCTAGAAACAGGCTTTGTTGCGATTACATCACAAAACCATGGCTATACCGTAAAGGCAGACTCTATTCAAAACACAGACTTAGAAGTGACTCATATTGCCCTTAATGACGGTTCAATTGAAGGGCTTCGCCATAAGAATTATCCAGCATTTACCGTACAATATCATCCAGAAGCATCGCCGGGACCAGAGGATGCGAACGGATTGTTCGAGGACTTCCTAAATATGATGCAAACTGCGAAGAAAGAAGGGATTTTATAA
- a CDS encoding RluA family pseudouridine synthase, translated as MEKKEWSVDSEQNGSRIDKLVADLNAEWSRSQVQAWIKDGHLHVNGKTVKGNHKVKEGDNISLEIPEPEELDVEPEEMELDVYFEDEDVIVVNKPSGMVVHPAPGHHSGTLVNGLMAHCKDLSGINGVLRPGIVHRIDKDTSGLLMVAKNDVAHESLVQQLVDKSVLRKYRALVHGVIPHDKGTIEAPLGRDPKDRQKMAVVDENGREAVTHFTVLERFSNYTYVECQLETGRTHQIRVHMKYIGFPIVGDPKYGPRKTIDVDGQALHAAVLGFDHPRTGEFISFESPIPERFERVLKNFRQNG; from the coding sequence ATGGAGAAAAAAGAATGGTCGGTTGACAGTGAACAAAATGGCAGCCGTATTGATAAATTAGTTGCTGATTTAAATGCAGAATGGTCACGTTCTCAAGTCCAGGCTTGGATTAAGGACGGTCATTTGCATGTAAATGGAAAAACGGTAAAAGGAAATCACAAAGTGAAAGAAGGGGATAATATTTCCCTGGAAATTCCTGAACCGGAAGAACTTGATGTCGAGCCAGAAGAAATGGAACTTGATGTTTACTTTGAAGACGAGGATGTCATTGTGGTGAATAAACCGAGCGGTATGGTCGTGCATCCAGCCCCTGGCCATCATTCGGGGACGCTTGTAAACGGGTTAATGGCGCACTGCAAAGACCTTTCCGGCATTAATGGTGTCTTACGTCCAGGTATTGTCCACCGTATTGATAAGGACACATCAGGACTGTTAATGGTAGCGAAAAATGATGTCGCCCACGAATCATTGGTTCAACAGCTTGTTGACAAATCTGTGCTGCGGAAATATCGTGCCTTAGTCCACGGCGTCATCCCGCATGATAAAGGAACAATTGAAGCGCCGCTTGGAAGAGATCCGAAAGATCGGCAAAAGATGGCGGTTGTCGATGAAAACGGCAGAGAAGCTGTTACACACTTTACGGTATTAGAGCGATTTAGCAATTATACATATGTCGAATGTCAGCTTGAAACAGGGCGGACACATCAAATTCGTGTGCATATGAAATATATTGGCTTTCCAATTGTCGGTGATCCAAAGTATGGTCCGCGTAAAACGATTGATGTGGACGGACAAGCTTTACATGCGGCAGTTCTTGGCTTTGATCATCCGAGAACAGGTGAGTTCATATCATTTGAATCACCAATTCCAGAACGCTTTGAACGTGTATTGAAAAACTTTCGACAAAATGGTTGA
- a CDS encoding dihydroorotase yields MKILIKNAKLFESERMIEKDILIEDGVIKQIADTINDPDAQAFDAVGKLVTPGLVDLHVHLREPGGEHKETIETGTMAAAKGGFTTVAAMPNTRPVPDTVENLDWVNKRIQDTAHVRVLPYASITIRELGRDLTDFAALKENGAFAFTDDGVGVQNASMMLEAMKKAAANNMPIVAHCEENTLINKGAVHEGTFSEKHEINGIPSVCESVHIARDVLLAEAADCHYHVCHISTKESVRAVRDAKKAGIRVTAEVTPHHLLLCEDDIPGLDSNYKMNPPLRGKADREALIEGLLDGTIDFIATDHAPHSAEEKSAGMVEAPFGIVGLETAFPLLYTNLVKKDVLTLQQLIEMMTKKPADAFKLPYGTLTEGSPADIAVFDLETEAEINPENFASKGKNTPFTGWKCQGWPVATIYNGQIVWQKGSVQA; encoded by the coding sequence ATGAAAATACTTATCAAAAACGCCAAATTGTTTGAAAGCGAAAGAATGATTGAAAAGGATATCTTAATCGAAGACGGCGTCATCAAACAAATTGCTGATACAATAAACGACCCAGATGCTCAAGCATTTGACGCAGTCGGAAAGCTTGTAACCCCGGGGCTTGTTGATTTGCATGTTCATTTGCGTGAGCCTGGCGGTGAACATAAAGAAACGATTGAAACAGGTACAATGGCAGCAGCAAAAGGTGGGTTTACAACCGTTGCAGCCATGCCGAATACACGTCCAGTACCAGACACAGTAGAAAATTTGGATTGGGTGAACAAGCGTATTCAAGATACAGCTCATGTCCGCGTATTACCTTATGCCTCTATTACAATCCGCGAGCTTGGCAGAGATTTAACGGATTTTGCAGCATTGAAAGAAAACGGAGCCTTTGCTTTTACAGATGATGGTGTCGGCGTTCAAAACGCGAGTATGATGCTTGAGGCGATGAAGAAGGCTGCTGCAAACAACATGCCGATTGTAGCTCATTGTGAAGAAAATACCCTCATTAATAAAGGTGCTGTCCACGAAGGCACTTTCAGTGAAAAGCACGAGATAAACGGCATTCCATCTGTTTGTGAGTCAGTTCATATCGCACGCGACGTTCTGCTTGCTGAAGCGGCAGACTGTCATTACCATGTCTGTCACATCAGTACAAAAGAGTCGGTCAGAGCCGTGCGTGATGCAAAAAAAGCCGGAATTCGTGTAACAGCTGAAGTGACACCGCACCACCTCTTACTTTGTGAAGATGACATCCCAGGGCTAGACTCCAATTATAAGATGAACCCACCGCTCCGCGGCAAAGCTGACCGTGAGGCATTAATCGAAGGGTTGCTTGATGGAACGATTGATTTTATTGCAACCGACCATGCTCCACATAGTGCAGAAGAAAAAAGCGCTGGAATGGTTGAAGCGCCATTTGGAATTGTCGGTCTTGAAACAGCATTCCCGCTTCTTTATACAAACCTTGTTAAGAAAGACGTGCTTACATTACAGCAGCTGATTGAGATGATGACGAAGAAGCCTGCCGATGCATTCAAATTGCCATATGGCACGTTAACAGAAGGCAGCCCTGCAGATATTGCGGTATTCGACTTAGAAACAGAAGCAGAAATCAATCCTGAAAACTTTGCATCAAAAGGAAAGAACACGCCATTTACTGGCTGGAAGTGCCAAGGATGGCCAGTCGCAACAATCTACAACGGACAAATCGTATGGCAGAAAGGGAGCGTGCAAGCATGA
- a CDS encoding solute carrier family 23 protein, translated as MSTQKVNLDVREVPAMNKWLTLSIQHLFAMFGATILVPYLVGLSPAVALVSSGLGTLAYLAITRGQIPAYLGSSFAFIAPIIAAKQMGGPEAAMFGSFLAGILYGFIALAIRTAGLKWLMRVLPPIVVGPVIIVIGLGLASTAIDMAMYENPGAAPQDLIYSMTHFSVALVTLAITIIASIFFRGFFSLIPILVGIVGGYTFAFFQGLVDLTPVKEASWLQMPEFIVPFVTYTPSLSWEVAFIMVPVALVTIAEHIGDQMVLSKVVGKNFIQKPGLHRSILGDGVATIIASFLGGPPNTTYGENIGVLAITRVFSVFVIGGAAVLAVLFGFTGKVTALIGTIPTPVMGGVSIVLFGIIASSGLRMLIDNQIDLGDKRNLIISSVILVIGVGGAVIQISEQLQIAGMALATIIGVILNLILPGKESGYGNGSMFEQEEDSKKKDNDSAA; from the coding sequence ATGAGCACACAAAAAGTAAACTTAGATGTTCGTGAAGTTCCAGCAATGAATAAATGGTTAACATTAAGCATTCAGCACTTATTCGCCATGTTTGGCGCAACAATTCTTGTTCCATACTTAGTAGGCTTAAGTCCAGCGGTCGCACTTGTATCAAGTGGTCTTGGAACGCTTGCATACCTTGCAATTACAAGAGGACAAATTCCCGCATACCTTGGTTCTTCATTTGCATTCATCGCACCAATTATCGCAGCGAAGCAAATGGGTGGACCGGAAGCAGCAATGTTCGGAAGCTTCTTAGCAGGTATCTTGTACGGATTCATTGCACTTGCAATTCGTACTGCTGGTTTAAAATGGTTAATGCGTGTGCTACCGCCAATTGTAGTCGGCCCAGTCATTATTGTTATCGGTCTTGGGCTTGCATCAACAGCAATTGATATGGCAATGTACGAAAACCCAGGCGCAGCACCACAGGATTTAATTTATAGCATGACACACTTTTCAGTCGCACTTGTAACATTGGCAATCACGATTATCGCATCAATCTTCTTTCGCGGATTTTTCAGCCTGATTCCGATTTTAGTAGGGATTGTAGGCGGCTATACATTCGCTTTCTTCCAAGGGCTTGTTGATTTAACACCTGTAAAAGAAGCAAGCTGGCTGCAAATGCCAGAATTCATCGTACCGTTTGTCACATATACACCAAGCCTTTCTTGGGAAGTAGCATTCATCATGGTGCCGGTTGCACTTGTAACAATCGCTGAGCATATCGGTGACCAAATGGTTCTAAGCAAAGTTGTTGGCAAGAACTTTATTCAAAAGCCAGGCCTACATCGCTCGATTCTAGGTGATGGAGTAGCAACAATCATCGCTTCATTCCTTGGTGGACCACCGAATACAACATACGGAGAAAACATCGGTGTCCTAGCCATTACGCGTGTGTTCAGTGTGTTTGTTATCGGAGGAGCAGCTGTACTCGCTGTACTGTTCGGCTTCACAGGTAAAGTGACTGCTCTTATCGGAACAATTCCAACACCCGTTATGGGCGGCGTATCTATCGTCTTGTTCGGTATCATCGCATCAAGCGGGCTGCGCATGCTGATTGACAATCAAATTGACTTAGGAGACAAACGAAATCTTATCATTTCATCAGTCATTCTTGTAATCGGAGTAGGCGGAGCTGTTATCCAAATCAGTGAGCAGCTTCAAATCGCAGGAATGGCGCTTGCAACAATTATCGGAGTGATTTTGAACCTTATCCTGCCAGGCAAAGAATCTGGATATGGAAATGGCTCGATGTTCGAGCAAGAGGAAGATAGCAAAAAAAAAGATAATGACAGTGCCGCATAA
- a CDS encoding aspartate carbamoyltransferase catalytic subunit produces MKNLLTMSELTVHEINDILDEAQRFAEGASWRPNQQVFVANLFFEPSTRTRFSFETAEKRLGLEVLNFEAASSSTTKGETLYDTVRTLEAIGANAAVIRHEDNEYYNELVGRVGIPILNAGSGAGHHPTQSLLDLLTIRQEFGTFQGLTVAISGDVRHSRVAHSNAEALSRLGAEVIYTSPQEWRDNDGDYVDMDEAVKKADVMMLLRIQHERHAGGMNMTKEAYHQQFGLTVEREKMMKPGSIIMHPAPVNRGVEIADELVECERSRIFKQMTNGVNVRMAVLKRALQQTVGGVTYENTYQKRQIV; encoded by the coding sequence ATGAAAAACTTACTCACCATGTCTGAATTAACGGTTCATGAAATCAATGATATTTTGGATGAAGCACAGCGGTTTGCAGAAGGGGCAAGCTGGCGGCCGAATCAACAAGTGTTTGTAGCGAACTTATTCTTTGAGCCAAGCACACGCACTCGGTTTAGCTTTGAAACGGCAGAGAAGCGGCTTGGGTTGGAAGTGTTAAATTTTGAAGCAGCCTCTTCTAGCACGACAAAAGGGGAAACGCTGTATGACACGGTAAGAACGCTTGAAGCGATTGGAGCAAATGCTGCGGTTATCCGACATGAAGATAATGAATACTACAATGAGCTTGTCGGGCGAGTCGGTATTCCAATTCTAAATGCAGGGTCTGGTGCTGGGCATCACCCAACACAAAGCTTGTTGGATTTACTAACGATTCGCCAGGAATTTGGCACGTTCCAAGGCTTAACAGTCGCAATTAGTGGAGATGTTCGCCACAGCCGTGTCGCACATTCAAACGCAGAAGCGTTAAGCCGCCTTGGTGCAGAAGTTATCTATACATCTCCGCAGGAATGGCGCGATAATGACGGCGATTATGTAGACATGGACGAGGCAGTGAAAAAGGCAGATGTGATGATGCTCCTTCGAATTCAGCATGAGCGTCATGCAGGCGGGATGAATATGACAAAAGAAGCGTATCATCAACAATTCGGCTTAACAGTTGAACGTGAAAAGATGATGAAGCCAGGCAGTATCATTATGCATCCAGCTCCTGTAAACCGAGGTGTCGAGATTGCAGATGAGCTTGTCGAGTGTGAACGTTCACGCATTTTTAAACAAATGACAAATGGTGTGAATGTGAGAATGGCAGTATTAAAGCGTGCATTACAACAAACTGTAGGGGGAGTAACTTATGAAAATACTTATCAAAAACGCCAAATTGTTTGA